The Cyclobacteriaceae bacterium genome includes a region encoding these proteins:
- a CDS encoding acylphosphatase — MNASVEIRVYGLVQGVNFRTSTRTAAEKIGVSGFVRNEMDGSVYVKAEGKQEQINTLIEWCKQGPARSKVERVAFENCEWQGLKGFEIRR; from the coding sequence ATGAATGCCAGTGTTGAAATCCGGGTTTACGGTTTAGTACAGGGAGTGAATTTCCGAACTTCAACAAGAACGGCTGCTGAGAAGATTGGTGTTTCAGGATTTGTTCGTAATGAGATGGACGGAAGTGTTTATGTTAAAGCAGAAGGAAAACAGGAACAAATCAACACTTTGATTGAATGGTGCAAGCAAGGGCCTGCACGTTCTAAAGTTGAGAGAGTGGCCTTTGAAAATTGTGAATGGCAAGGTTTAAAGGGATTCGAAATCAGAAGATAA
- a CDS encoding NADP-dependent glyceraldehyde-3-phosphate dehydrogenase, with translation MSEFLADLFPAEESIPAAARLPHFIEQREYLINGELRIWQGELNPVMSPVFVKKNNQYEQKIIGSTPLLTSQEAMDAMNSAVNAYDLGHGKWPLMTVLERIEHVEKFLVKMKEQRTVIVNLLMWEIGKSQKDSEKEFDRTCDYIVDTINALKELDRNSAKFVQEQGIMGQVRRVPLGVALCMGPFNYPLNETFTTLFPALIMGNTVVFKPAKYGVLLIRPLLEAFRDSFPPGVINIIYGRGRETVGALMETGKIDVFAFIGTNKGANELKKLHPKSHRLKAILGLDAKNPAIVMPDADLDNAVAECLMGTLSFNGQRCTALKILFVHKTIVDVFIKRLNEGIAKLKPGMPWDAGVGLTPVPEPGKVDYLKGLVDDAVKLGAKVMNTNGGTAMHTFFYPAVLYPINEKMKVYSEEQFGPVIPIIAFDKEEEPINYVLNSQFGQQLSIFGKDSKGISRYIDAFANQVGRINLNTQCQRGPDSFPFNGRKDSAEGTLSIRDALRVFSIRTLVAAKSTPDNKQIVGNILKNRESAFLTTDYIF, from the coding sequence ATGAGCGAATTTCTAGCTGACCTTTTCCCCGCTGAAGAATCAATTCCTGCTGCAGCACGACTTCCACATTTCATTGAACAACGCGAATATCTGATTAACGGAGAGTTGCGCATCTGGCAGGGGGAACTAAACCCCGTGATGAGCCCGGTATTTGTGAAAAAGAATAATCAATACGAACAAAAAATTATTGGGAGTACTCCATTACTCACTTCACAAGAGGCAATGGACGCCATGAACTCTGCTGTCAATGCCTACGATCTTGGACATGGAAAATGGCCACTCATGACTGTTCTTGAAAGAATTGAGCATGTTGAAAAGTTCCTGGTAAAGATGAAAGAGCAACGAACTGTCATCGTTAATCTACTGATGTGGGAGATCGGGAAATCACAAAAAGATTCAGAAAAAGAGTTCGATCGTACCTGTGATTACATTGTCGACACTATCAATGCCTTAAAAGAATTAGATCGTAACTCTGCAAAGTTCGTTCAGGAGCAAGGTATCATGGGACAAGTAAGAAGGGTGCCGCTGGGTGTTGCTCTTTGCATGGGACCTTTTAATTATCCTCTCAACGAAACTTTCACAACATTGTTCCCCGCATTAATTATGGGAAATACCGTTGTGTTCAAACCCGCTAAGTATGGAGTATTGCTTATTCGTCCATTGCTGGAAGCCTTTAGAGATAGCTTCCCCCCTGGCGTAATCAACATTATCTATGGACGCGGCCGCGAAACCGTGGGCGCTTTAATGGAAACCGGGAAGATAGACGTGTTCGCATTTATCGGAACAAACAAAGGCGCAAATGAATTGAAAAAGCTTCACCCTAAATCTCACAGACTCAAGGCCATCCTGGGACTTGATGCCAAGAATCCAGCTATTGTAATGCCCGATGCAGATCTTGACAATGCGGTAGCGGAATGTCTGATGGGAACATTGTCATTTAATGGTCAACGCTGCACAGCGCTCAAAATTCTTTTTGTCCATAAGACTATCGTGGATGTTTTTATTAAAAGACTCAATGAAGGAATCGCAAAATTAAAACCTGGCATGCCGTGGGATGCAGGTGTGGGATTAACCCCTGTACCAGAGCCAGGAAAAGTTGATTATCTAAAGGGGTTGGTGGATGATGCAGTTAAACTTGGCGCCAAGGTGATGAACACTAACGGGGGCACAGCAATGCATACATTTTTCTATCCTGCGGTTCTATATCCGATAAATGAAAAAATGAAAGTTTATTCTGAGGAACAATTTGGTCCTGTCATTCCAATCATTGCTTTTGATAAAGAAGAAGAACCAATTAATTATGTTCTTAATTCACAGTTTGGTCAGCAGCTTAGCATTTTCGGAAAGGATTCAAAAGGAATCAGCCGATACATTGATGCTTTTGCAAATCAAGTAGGCCGCATTAATTTAAATACACAATGTCAAAGAGGACCTGATTCATTTCCGTTCAATGGAAGGAAAGATTCAGCTGAAGGAACACTATCCATTCGTGATGCCCTTCGTGTTTTTTCCATTCGAACATTGGTGGCAGCAAAATCAACTCCTGACAACAAACAAATCGTTGGAAATATTCTGAAGAACCGTGAGTCAGCATTCTTAACGACTGACTATATCTTCTAA
- a CDS encoding heme-binding domain-containing protein, whose amino-acid sequence MTRKILIGLLVALILIQFIRPTRNISTGENPNEISKHYAVPEQVHKVLVYSCYDCHSNNTKYPWYTNIQPVGLWLQSHVEDGKRHLNFDEFGTYPEKKAKHKFEEIEETTKTEWMPLESYLIIHGDAKLTKEQWEEMRVWASSLK is encoded by the coding sequence ATGACAAGGAAAATTCTTATTGGATTACTCGTGGCATTAATCCTGATCCAGTTCATCCGACCGACCAGGAATATTTCAACAGGAGAAAATCCAAATGAGATATCCAAGCACTACGCTGTGCCAGAGCAGGTTCATAAAGTATTGGTTTACTCCTGCTATGACTGTCATAGCAACAACACTAAATATCCATGGTACACTAATATCCAACCCGTGGGGCTATGGCTTCAAAGTCATGTGGAAGATGGCAAGCGTCATCTGAATTTTGATGAGTTCGGTACTTATCCGGAGAAAAAGGCAAAGCACAAATTCGAAGAGATAGAAGAAACTACAAAAACTGAATGGATGCCCCTGGAGAGCTACCTTATCATACACGGAGATGCCAAGTTGACTAAGGAGCAGTGGGAGGAAATGAGGGTATGGGCTTCCTCTCTCAAATAA
- a CDS encoding GAF domain-containing protein produces the protein MAETLIISSTNSKTSRYETLIPQIEALVQGENDVIANLSNIAAAIRQTFGFFWVGFYIVKNNELVLGPFQGPIACTRIGFGKGVCGSSWKEKETIIVPNVDEFPGHIACSSDSKSEIVLPAFKNGEVALVLDVDSDSLNSFDEQDQVHLEKVMRIVEKFL, from the coding sequence ATGGCAGAAACCCTTATCATATCATCGACGAATTCAAAGACTTCCCGTTATGAGACATTGATTCCTCAGATTGAGGCTTTAGTCCAGGGAGAAAATGATGTGATTGCTAACCTTTCGAATATTGCAGCAGCAATCCGTCAGACCTTCGGTTTCTTTTGGGTAGGATTTTATATCGTAAAAAATAATGAGTTGGTACTAGGGCCTTTTCAGGGACCGATTGCCTGCACCCGCATTGGATTCGGAAAAGGTGTTTGTGGATCGAGCTGGAAAGAAAAGGAAACAATCATTGTTCCGAATGTGGATGAATTCCCAGGTCACATTGCCTGCAGTTCAGATTCGAAATCAGAAATTGTATTGCCAGCTTTCAAGAATGGTGAAGTTGCTCTTGTTCTTGACGTTGACAGCGACTCTTTAAATTCTTTTGATGAACAGGATCAGGTCCATCTTGAGAAAGTGATGCGAATCGTAGAGAAATTCCTTTAA
- a CDS encoding peptidylprolyl isomerase codes for MNKIILLLIMTTLFSFTPKKEKKYSVGQIKTSMGEVLFWLYDETPKHKESFIHLAKDGYWDSLTFNRVINNFVAQGGCPDTPEGFKDPEYLLKPEFVDTIKHVYGAIGAGRDDNPGKLSARCQFYIVQNKKGLARLDGDYTVFGKVFKGMDVIDRIVVVETTKENAPLTPIKLDVNVIEMTKEDLKKAGFTGNLK; via the coding sequence ATGAATAAAATAATCTTACTCCTTATTATGACTACACTCTTTTCCTTCACACCGAAGAAGGAAAAGAAGTATTCAGTTGGTCAGATCAAAACAAGCATGGGTGAAGTTTTGTTCTGGCTTTATGATGAGACGCCGAAGCACAAGGAAAGTTTTATTCACCTTGCAAAAGATGGTTATTGGGATTCTCTGACTTTCAATCGCGTGATTAACAACTTCGTTGCACAAGGGGGTTGCCCGGATACACCGGAAGGATTTAAAGATCCTGAGTATCTGTTGAAACCTGAGTTTGTAGATACTATCAAGCATGTGTATGGAGCGATTGGAGCAGGTCGTGACGACAATCCTGGAAAGCTTTCAGCCCGTTGTCAGTTTTACATTGTTCAAAATAAGAAAGGATTGGCACGTCTGGATGGTGATTACACAGTGTTTGGAAAAGTATTCAAAGGAATGGATGTGATCGACAGAATCGTGGTGGTTGAGACGACCAAAGAGAATGCTCCGTTAACACCCATAAAGCTGGATGTTAATGTGATTGAGATGACTAAGGAAGATTTGAAAAAAGCCGGGTTTACTGGAAATCTAAAGTAA